The genomic interval ACTGTCGACCATCCACTTGCCGATGCCGGGCCAGGAGAAAATCGTCTCGGTCAGGATCGCACCTGCCATCAGCACACCGACCTGTAGGCCGATGGTCGTCACCACCGGAATCAGCGCGTTGCGCAGAGCATGCATGCCAACCACCCGAACGCGTCTCAATCCCTTCGCGCGCGCTGTGCGCACATAATCTTCGCCCAGAACTTCAAGCATCGCCGAGCGCGTCTGACGCGCAATCACGGCCATTGGAATGGTCGCAAGAACGATGGAAGGCAGAACCAGGTGCGAAAAGGCCGATTCAAAAGCCCCCACCTGATCGGACAAAAGCGAGTCGATCAACATGAATCCGGTCACCGGTTCAAAGAAATACATAACGGAAATGCGCCCCGAAACCGGCGTCCATTCCAGCCAGCCGGAGAACACGATGATAGCCAGCAGCGCCCACCAGAAAATCGGCATGGAATAACCGACAAGGGCACTCGTCATGACCGAATAGTCAAAGACAGAACCGCGCTTCACCGCAGCAATCACGCCAGCGGGAATGCCAATGACAACCGCAATGACAATCGCCACAAAGGACAATTCAAGGGTCGCAGGGAACAGCGCAAAAAACTCGTCCCATACTGGACGACGCGTCACCATGGACATTCCAAAATCACCATGAAACAGGCCTGTCAGATAATGGAAATACTGGATGAGCACCGGTTGATCGAAACCAAAAGCATGCTGTAATTCGGCATAGCGCTCAGCGGAAATACCGCGCTCGCCTGCCAGCA from uncultured Cohaesibacter sp. carries:
- a CDS encoding ABC transporter permease subunit → MFGFILRRVGMLIPTFVGVTLVAFFFIRLLPGDPILLLAGERGISAERYAELQHAFGFDQPVLIQYFHYLTGLFHGDFGMSMVTRRPVWDEFFALFPATLELSFVAIVIAVVIGIPAGVIAAVKRGSVFDYSVMTSALVGYSMPIFWWALLAIIVFSGWLEWTPVSGRISVMYFFEPVTGFMLIDSLLSDQVGAFESAFSHLVLPSIVLATIPMAVIARQTRSAMLEVLGEDYVRTARAKGLRRVRVVGMHALRNALIPVVTTIGLQVGVLMAGAILTETIFSWPGIGKWMVDSISRRDYQVVQGGLLMIAMMVMLVNLIVDLLYGLINPRIRHR